In a genomic window of Occallatibacter riparius:
- a CDS encoding aminotransferase class III-fold pyridoxal phosphate-dependent enzyme, with protein sequence MNSEAGSSQTILPDEAVQLVRDLYEFEVSASSLPGEYDNNFHIVTSDGRAFVLKVMHSSRDRAFIDMQCSALTHLAERAPGLALQRVQLTRSGEAFVRTTLRNGEERFVWLLSFLPGRVLAEVRPHTPELLRNLGSLLGHIDLALQDFSHPAAAREFKWDLAQAAWIREYLFHIEDPSRRALVEQVLEQYEKQVVPQLPTLRKSVIYGDANDYNVLVSCTDGPSGQGIGVIDFGDMHHGLVVAEPAVAAAYAVLGKSEPLEAAASLVEGFHSVFPLLETELAILFPLIRMRLAVSVVNSAHRKTLVPDDPYVTISEAPAWDALARLANIHERFAHYVFRNACGLPPMRGGQHFRQSLATIGKTAASVVDLDLRTEPCLVFDLSVASTFLGADPKASQTPALTLAIERELRAANASVGVGRYDEPRLLYTSPLFGTNENAVDERRTVHLGIDLFLDAGSNARAPLDGQVHIIADNLAPLDYGPIVILKHLTDDAVEFFTLYGHLSKESIAKLSTGQPVTRGEAFANIGAAAENGGWPPHLHFQIITDLLELNEKFPGVARASERAIWTDLCPDPNLLLGIPSERFPSRERSLSDTLLERRSLMGPNLSVSYERPLKIVRGWRQYLYDDTGRAYLDVYNNVPLVGHSHPKVVDAVRKQLGLLNTNTRYLHDNVVRYAQRLTRTLPEPLRVCYFVNSGSEANELALRLARTHTNRDDIIVLEHAYHGHTNTLIDISPYKFNGPGGKGCKPWVHVAPIADDYRGIYRRGEPGLGIKYAGHVHDILNRLQIEGRGAAASIAETMPSVGGQIVFPPDYLAEVYRHVRAAGAVCIADEVQVGFGRLGTHFWGFETQGVIPDIVVLGKPIGNAFPLAAVITTPEIAASFDNGMEFFSTFGGNPVSCAAGLAVLDVLEEEQLQENAFRVGSGLRRRLKALQERHPLIGDVRGSGLFLGLDLVQDRATREAATEQASYICNRLRERGILTGTDGPFHNVIKLRPPLIFSDHDTELFVTTLETILEEDRAQPGTP encoded by the coding sequence ATGAACTCAGAGGCCGGATCATCGCAAACGATTTTGCCAGACGAGGCAGTCCAACTGGTGCGGGACCTCTACGAGTTCGAAGTGAGCGCCAGTTCTCTTCCGGGGGAATATGACAACAACTTCCATATCGTCACCTCCGATGGCCGCGCTTTCGTTCTGAAAGTAATGCACTCAAGTCGTGACCGCGCCTTCATTGACATGCAGTGTTCGGCACTGACACACCTCGCCGAGCGCGCGCCCGGTCTGGCGCTGCAGAGGGTTCAGTTAACCCGCTCAGGTGAGGCATTTGTCAGGACGACTTTGCGCAACGGTGAAGAACGCTTCGTGTGGCTTCTCAGCTTTCTCCCTGGGCGCGTTCTAGCGGAGGTGCGCCCGCACACGCCCGAACTGCTTCGCAATTTAGGCAGCCTGCTCGGCCACATCGACCTCGCTCTCCAGGATTTCTCCCATCCCGCTGCAGCACGCGAGTTTAAATGGGACTTGGCACAGGCAGCGTGGATCCGCGAGTACCTTTTCCATATTGAAGATCCGTCGCGTCGGGCGCTGGTTGAACAAGTCCTCGAGCAGTATGAGAAGCAGGTGGTCCCACAGCTTCCGACTCTGAGGAAAAGCGTGATCTATGGTGACGCCAACGATTACAACGTTCTCGTAAGTTGCACGGACGGTCCATCAGGGCAGGGAATTGGCGTCATCGATTTCGGCGACATGCATCACGGGCTTGTCGTGGCCGAACCGGCCGTCGCAGCGGCTTATGCTGTCCTGGGCAAGAGCGAACCGCTGGAGGCGGCGGCCTCACTGGTGGAGGGATTTCACAGCGTGTTTCCTCTCTTGGAGACAGAGCTGGCGATCTTGTTTCCACTGATCCGCATGCGTCTTGCGGTGAGCGTCGTTAACTCGGCCCATCGCAAAACCCTTGTGCCGGACGATCCCTATGTCACCATCTCTGAAGCGCCGGCATGGGACGCACTTGCGCGGCTTGCCAACATTCACGAGCGCTTCGCGCATTACGTGTTTCGAAATGCTTGTGGTTTGCCGCCGATGCGAGGAGGACAGCACTTCCGGCAATCGCTGGCGACAATTGGAAAGACCGCAGCGTCCGTTGTGGATCTTGATCTACGCACGGAGCCGTGTCTCGTATTCGATCTGAGCGTCGCCAGCACGTTCCTGGGAGCGGATCCAAAAGCCTCACAGACGCCTGCACTGACCTTAGCCATTGAGCGCGAATTACGAGCCGCCAACGCTTCCGTTGGCGTCGGCCGGTATGATGAGCCTCGCCTCCTTTACACATCACCTCTGTTCGGGACAAACGAAAACGCTGTTGACGAACGCCGCACTGTCCATCTCGGAATTGATCTCTTTCTGGACGCTGGCTCCAACGCCCGAGCGCCGCTGGACGGCCAGGTGCACATCATTGCCGATAACCTGGCTCCGCTCGACTACGGGCCGATCGTTATCCTGAAGCACCTGACAGATGATGCAGTGGAGTTCTTCACGCTCTACGGCCACCTGTCGAAAGAAAGTATTGCAAAGCTCTCCACGGGACAGCCTGTAACTAGGGGCGAGGCGTTCGCCAACATCGGCGCCGCCGCTGAAAACGGCGGGTGGCCGCCTCACTTGCACTTCCAGATCATTACCGACTTACTGGAACTGAACGAAAAATTTCCTGGCGTAGCTCGGGCGTCGGAGCGCGCGATCTGGACGGATCTGTGCCCGGATCCCAATTTGTTGCTTGGCATTCCTTCCGAGCGTTTCCCTTCGCGAGAGCGGAGCTTGAGCGACACCCTGCTCGAAAGGCGTTCGCTAATGGGGCCTAATCTCAGCGTGTCCTACGAGCGTCCGTTGAAGATCGTGCGCGGATGGCGACAGTACCTGTACGACGATACCGGCCGGGCTTATTTGGACGTATATAACAATGTTCCGCTTGTAGGTCACAGTCATCCCAAGGTAGTGGACGCTGTGCGCAAGCAGTTGGGTCTCCTTAATACCAATACTCGCTATCTGCACGACAATGTTGTTCGCTACGCACAACGACTCACCCGGACGTTACCGGAGCCGCTCCGGGTTTGCTACTTCGTAAATTCAGGAAGCGAGGCGAATGAGCTTGCCCTCAGGCTGGCAAGGACGCACACCAACCGCGATGACATCATTGTGCTGGAGCATGCGTATCACGGCCACACGAACACACTGATTGATATCAGCCCCTATAAGTTCAACGGACCCGGCGGCAAGGGTTGCAAACCCTGGGTGCACGTGGCTCCAATTGCCGACGATTACCGCGGTATTTATCGAAGGGGAGAACCCGGCCTCGGTATCAAATACGCCGGCCATGTCCACGACATTCTGAATCGCCTCCAGATCGAAGGGAGGGGAGCTGCCGCATCCATCGCGGAAACCATGCCGAGCGTGGGCGGCCAGATCGTCTTTCCTCCTGACTACCTCGCTGAAGTCTATCGTCATGTTCGAGCCGCGGGCGCCGTGTGCATTGCTGACGAGGTGCAAGTCGGTTTCGGTCGCCTCGGCACTCATTTCTGGGGGTTTGAAACGCAGGGAGTCATTCCCGATATCGTGGTGCTTGGGAAGCCCATCGGAAATGCCTTCCCACTGGCCGCAGTGATCACCACTCCGGAGATTGCCGCCTCATTCGATAACGGGATGGAGTTCTTCAGCACATTTGGCGGCAATCCAGTCTCATGCGCGGCAGGTCTGGCAGTATTGGACGTACTCGAAGAAGAACAATTGCAAGAGAACGCGTTTCGTGTTGGCAGCGGCCTGCGGCGCAGGCTGAAGGCACTTCAAGAAAGGCATCCCCTGATTGGCGATGTACGAGGTTCCGGACTGTTTCTTGGTTTGGATCTGGTGCAGGACCGAGCCACGCGTGAAGCAGCAACCGAGCAGGCTTCGTATATCTGCAACCGTCTCCGGGAGCGCGGGATACTTACTGGAACGGATGGTCCGTTTCACAATGTAATCAAACTTCGCCCGCCATTGATCTTCTCAGACCACGACACTGAGTTGTTCGTCACGACCCTCGAGACGATCCTTGAGGAGGACCGAGCTCAACCAGGCACTCCCTAG